From Vogesella sp. XCS3, the proteins below share one genomic window:
- a CDS encoding heavy metal translocating P-type ATPase produces the protein MNTAHLHLPVSGMSCAACALRIEKVLNRLPGVAASVSFASESADLDYDPQQTTPQQVLDAIARAGFAVPDAVLTLALTGMSCAACGQRIEKVLNRQHGVQASVNMASETAQLRFASGLYTPQQLAAVVQGAGFGASVLDDAAPATPQHDDRRELAWFALALLLTLPFVGEMVAMFGGGHHGWLPREWQLALSAPVQFIVGWRFYRGGYHALRSGAANMDVLVALGTSVAWLLSAWVTLAADHSQHVYFEASVSVITLVLLGKLLESRAKRRTAGAIEALLALSPKTASVECDGQLHEVAIGQLLPGDVVVLRHGERLAVDGTVLAGSAVLDESALSGESLPVARGEGDTVYAGTQNAGGMLKVRATSVGQATQLAAIVRAVAQAQGSKAPIQALADRISAVFVPVVLAIATLALLATAWWLGDWQQALIHAVAVLVIACPCALGLATPTAVMVGVGVGARRGMLFRHAAALQHAANIDLLVVDKTGTLTEGKPQLTDIIPLADIQPDAVLTLAATLEQGAEHPLAQAIVQAAAARQLALPHLADFDSEIGYGVRGQIAGQAYRLGEPQWALGQLPPQAAALYAQGKTVLALASGDTPLALLALADRLRPSSAAAVTALQALGVQVVMLTGDKQATADAIAADAGITEVHASQRPQDKAAYIQRQQAAGRRVAMVGDGINDAPALAVADVSFAMGAGADIAIDTADVTLMHGNLQHLADALRLARATLGKIRQNLFFAFVYNVLGIPLAALGLLNPVLAGAAMALSSVSVVSNALLLRRWR, from the coding sequence ATGAATACCGCCCATCTGCACCTGCCCGTCAGCGGCATGAGCTGCGCCGCCTGCGCGCTGCGCATCGAAAAAGTGCTGAACCGCCTGCCCGGCGTGGCTGCCAGTGTCAGCTTTGCCAGCGAAAGCGCCGACCTGGATTACGACCCGCAACAAACCACGCCGCAACAGGTGCTGGACGCCATCGCCCGCGCCGGTTTTGCCGTACCGGACGCGGTGCTGACACTGGCGCTCACCGGCATGAGCTGCGCTGCCTGCGGCCAACGTATCGAGAAAGTACTGAATCGCCAGCACGGCGTGCAGGCTAGCGTCAATATGGCCAGCGAAACCGCGCAGCTGCGCTTTGCCAGCGGCCTGTATACCCCGCAGCAACTGGCAGCAGTGGTGCAGGGCGCCGGCTTTGGCGCCAGCGTGCTGGATGACGCCGCGCCGGCCACGCCGCAGCACGACGACCGTCGCGAGCTGGCCTGGTTTGCGCTGGCGTTGCTGCTGACGCTGCCGTTTGTGGGCGAGATGGTGGCCATGTTCGGCGGCGGCCATCATGGCTGGTTACCCCGTGAATGGCAGCTGGCGTTATCGGCGCCGGTGCAATTCATCGTCGGCTGGCGTTTCTATCGCGGCGGCTACCACGCACTGCGCAGCGGCGCGGCCAATATGGACGTGCTGGTGGCGCTGGGCACCAGCGTGGCGTGGCTGCTGTCGGCGTGGGTAACGTTGGCCGCAGACCACAGCCAGCACGTGTATTTCGAGGCCAGCGTGTCGGTGATTACGCTGGTATTGCTGGGCAAGCTGCTGGAAAGCCGCGCCAAGCGCCGCACCGCTGGTGCCATCGAGGCGCTGCTGGCACTGTCGCCCAAGACCGCCAGCGTGGAATGCGACGGCCAGCTGCACGAAGTCGCCATCGGCCAATTGTTGCCCGGCGATGTGGTGGTGCTGCGCCATGGCGAGCGGCTGGCGGTAGACGGCACCGTGCTGGCGGGCAGCGCGGTGCTGGACGAAAGCGCGCTCAGCGGCGAAAGCCTGCCGGTAGCGCGTGGCGAAGGCGACACCGTGTACGCCGGTACCCAGAACGCTGGCGGCATGCTGAAGGTGCGCGCCACCAGCGTGGGCCAGGCCACGCAGCTGGCCGCCATCGTGCGCGCCGTGGCGCAGGCGCAGGGCAGCAAGGCGCCGATCCAGGCGCTGGCCGACCGCATTTCGGCCGTCTTCGTACCGGTAGTACTGGCCATCGCCACGCTCGCGCTGCTGGCCACCGCCTGGTGGCTGGGCGATTGGCAACAGGCGCTGATTCACGCGGTGGCAGTGCTGGTGATTGCCTGCCCGTGCGCGCTGGGCCTGGCTACGCCAACTGCGGTGATGGTGGGTGTGGGCGTGGGCGCGCGGCGCGGCATGCTGTTCCGCCACGCCGCTGCCTTGCAGCACGCGGCCAACATCGACCTGCTGGTGGTGGACAAAACCGGCACCCTCACCGAAGGCAAGCCGCAGCTGACCGACATCATCCCGCTGGCCGACATCCAGCCCGACGCCGTGCTGACGCTGGCCGCCACGCTGGAGCAGGGCGCCGAGCACCCGCTGGCGCAAGCCATCGTACAGGCCGCCGCCGCCCGCCAGCTGGCGCTGCCGCATCTGGCCGATTTTGATAGTGAGATCGGCTACGGCGTACGTGGCCAGATTGCCGGCCAGGCCTACCGTTTGGGCGAGCCGCAATGGGCGCTGGGCCAGCTGCCGCCGCAGGCTGCCGCGCTATACGCGCAGGGCAAGACCGTGCTGGCGCTGGCGAGCGGTGATACCCCGCTGGCGCTACTGGCGCTGGCCGACCGCTTGCGGCCAAGCTCCGCCGCTGCCGTCACCGCCTTGCAGGCGCTGGGCGTACAGGTAGTGATGCTGACCGGCGACAAGCAGGCCACCGCCGACGCCATCGCTGCCGACGCCGGCATTACCGAGGTGCACGCCAGCCAGCGCCCGCAGGACAAGGCCGCCTATATCCAGCGCCAGCAAGCCGCCGGCCGCCGTGTGGCGATGGTAGGCGACGGCATCAACGACGCCCCGGCGCTGGCGGTAGCCGACGTCAGCTTTGCCATGGGCGCCGGTGCCGACATCGCCATCGACACGGCGGATGTCACGCTGATGCACGGCAACCTGCAGCACCTGGCCGACGCGCTGCGCCTGGCGCGCGCCACGCTGGGCAAGATCCGCCAGAACCTGTTCTTCGCCTTTGTCTACAACGTGCTGGGCATCCCGCTGGCCGCGCTGGGCCTGCTCAACCCGGTACTGGCCGGCGCTGCCATGGCGCTCAGCTCGGTGTCGGTGGTCAGCAACGCGCTGCTGCTGCGGCGCTGGCGGTGA
- the corA gene encoding magnesium/cobalt transporter CorA gives MRHPELKQRHPTLGEAPGTLATAAEGAVASSISLVEYTADDYLETRFATVEEGLAHRAQLPNLWLNVYGLTDPAVLQAIGQRFGLHPLVLEDIANTRQRPKVDDYGSYLFIATRVYRYQQEGQRLVHDQVYLVIGSGFVLTFQTQPLGVFTSLRERLQAGRGLVRQLGADYLGYSLLDAIIDDYFGVLDQFNARVEDLDRQVLGGHDRFILARIQRQKQDAMRLRRALVPLREVLNTLVRGDYAFFQRDTMVYLRDAFDHTLHLIESLEAAREAIGGMLDLYMSAQSNRLNVQMRVLTVITIIFMPLTLIAGIYGMNFDNMPELHWHFGYYYAIALMAAIALGLGIVFWRRRWL, from the coding sequence ATGCGCCACCCCGAGCTGAAACAGCGTCACCCCACGCTGGGTGAAGCCCCTGGCACCCTGGCCACCGCTGCAGAGGGGGCGGTGGCCAGCAGTATCTCGCTGGTGGAATACACGGCAGACGACTACCTGGAGACGCGCTTTGCCACGGTAGAAGAAGGCCTGGCGCACCGCGCGCAGCTGCCTAACCTGTGGCTCAATGTGTACGGCCTGACCGACCCCGCCGTACTGCAAGCCATCGGGCAGCGCTTTGGCCTGCACCCGCTGGTGCTGGAAGACATCGCCAACACTCGCCAGCGGCCAAAGGTGGACGACTACGGCAGCTACCTGTTTATTGCCACCCGCGTGTATCGCTACCAGCAGGAAGGCCAGCGCCTGGTGCACGACCAGGTGTATCTGGTGATAGGCAGTGGCTTTGTGCTGACTTTCCAGACCCAGCCGCTGGGCGTATTCACCAGCCTGCGCGAGCGGCTGCAGGCAGGGCGCGGGCTGGTGCGCCAGCTGGGTGCAGACTACCTGGGCTACTCGCTGCTGGACGCCATCATCGACGACTACTTTGGCGTGCTGGACCAGTTCAACGCGCGGGTGGAAGACCTGGACCGCCAGGTGCTGGGTGGACACGACCGCTTCATCCTGGCGCGCATCCAGCGCCAGAAGCAAGACGCCATGCGCCTGCGCCGCGCCCTGGTGCCGCTGCGCGAGGTGCTCAATACCCTGGTGCGAGGCGATTACGCCTTCTTCCAGCGCGACACCATGGTCTATCTGCGCGATGCCTTCGACCACACCCTGCACCTGATCGAGTCGCTGGAAGCCGCGCGTGAAGCCATCGGCGGCATGCTGGACCTGTATATGTCAGCACAGTCCAACCGGCTGAACGTGCAGATGCGCGTGCTCACCGTGATTACCATTATTTTCATGCCGCTGACGCTGATTGCCGGTATCTACGGCATGAACTTCGACAATATGCCCGAGCTGCATTGGCACTTTGGCTACTACTACGCCATCGCGCTGATGGCGGCCATTGCCTTGGGGCTCGGCATTGTGTTCTGGCGAAGGCGTTGGCTGTAG
- a CDS encoding LysR family transcriptional regulator has translation MALRLSLRELEVFAAVATCESVTRAAAEVALSQSAASQALAQLEQALGVPLFDRIGRGLQLNEHGRALLPRARTLLDEAAALQDLFGEAALSLRLGASTTIANYLLPQRLATLRQRWPHCRVSLQVANTRDIVAAVAALQADFGLIEGPSHHPALHSLPWQQDELLVFAAANHPLAGRQVGLAELAAAPWLLREAGSGTREEVERVLLPHLGSLNVEMELGDSEAIKRAVAAGLGVSCLSRRVVAELLDSGALVPLQTALPPLQRTLWCIRHRDKAPGSSMRAFLQLDSLAP, from the coding sequence ATGGCGCTAAGACTATCGCTGCGCGAACTGGAAGTGTTTGCCGCCGTGGCCACTTGCGAGTCGGTCACCCGTGCTGCCGCCGAGGTGGCGCTGTCGCAATCGGCCGCCAGCCAGGCGCTGGCGCAGCTGGAGCAGGCATTGGGCGTGCCCTTGTTCGACCGTATCGGCCGTGGCCTACAGCTGAACGAACACGGCCGTGCCCTGTTGCCCCGGGCGCGGACGCTGCTGGACGAAGCCGCGGCCTTGCAGGACCTGTTCGGCGAGGCGGCGCTGTCGCTGCGGCTGGGGGCCAGTACCACCATTGCCAACTACTTGTTGCCGCAGCGGCTGGCCACCTTGCGGCAACGTTGGCCGCACTGCCGCGTCAGCCTGCAGGTGGCCAATACCCGCGACATCGTGGCGGCGGTGGCGGCGCTACAAGCCGACTTCGGCCTGATCGAAGGCCCGAGCCACCACCCGGCGCTGCACAGCCTGCCTTGGCAGCAGGACGAGTTGCTGGTGTTTGCGGCGGCCAACCACCCGCTGGCCGGGCGGCAGGTTGGCCTGGCCGAACTGGCCGCCGCGCCGTGGCTGCTGCGAGAGGCGGGTTCCGGCACCCGCGAGGAAGTGGAGCGCGTGTTGCTGCCGCACCTGGGCAGCCTGAATGTGGAAATGGAGCTGGGCGATTCGGAGGCCATCAAGCGGGCGGTGGCGGCCGGGCTGGGCGTGAGCTGCCTGTCGCGCCGCGTGGTGGCCGAGCTGCTGGACAGCGGCGCGCTGGTGCCATTGCAAACGGCCTTGCCGCCGCTACAGCGCACGCTGTGGTGCATCCGTCACCGCGACAAAGCACCCGGCAGCAGCATGCGTGCCTTTCTGCAGCTGGATAGCCTGGCGCCATAG
- a CDS encoding YeiH family protein, giving the protein MKILDKQHGLLLALALALASLWLATLPWLAAHGVSALTVAMLLGMLAANLGPRHTRPAPATLALCKTTLLRTGIVLFGLRLTLGELGQLGPTVWLIDAAVLGSTFALALWAGPRLGLDRESSVLIGAGSAICGAAAVMAAQPVIRASGERASLAVAGVVLFGSLAMLLYPAAYPLLASLGVSDTAYGVMTGSTLHEVAQVVAAGKAVSDQAANAAVLTKMLRVMMLAPFLLLLAAWWQRRQPQAHGQRGRITIPWFAFGFVAMVALNSSGWLPASVVAPLQQLTTLLLATAMAALGLDTRASAIRAAGWQPLLLAGLLFGWLMLGGGLFNWLLG; this is encoded by the coding sequence ATGAAGATTCTGGATAAACAACACGGCCTGCTGCTGGCACTGGCACTGGCGCTGGCCTCGCTGTGGCTGGCCACCCTGCCGTGGTTGGCCGCGCACGGCGTATCTGCCCTCACCGTGGCCATGCTGCTGGGCATGCTGGCGGCCAACCTGGGCCCGCGCCACACCCGGCCGGCGCCGGCCACGCTGGCACTCTGTAAAACCACGCTGCTGCGCACCGGCATCGTCCTGTTCGGCCTGCGCCTGACGCTGGGCGAGCTGGGCCAGCTAGGCCCCACCGTGTGGCTGATCGACGCCGCAGTGCTGGGCAGCACCTTCGCGCTGGCGCTGTGGGCCGGCCCGCGCCTGGGGCTGGACCGTGAAAGCAGCGTGCTGATCGGCGCCGGTAGCGCCATCTGCGGCGCCGCCGCGGTGATGGCGGCGCAGCCGGTAATCCGCGCCAGCGGCGAGCGCGCCAGCCTGGCGGTGGCCGGCGTAGTGCTATTCGGCAGCCTCGCCATGCTGCTGTACCCGGCGGCCTACCCGCTGCTGGCCAGCCTGGGCGTCAGTGATACCGCCTACGGTGTGATGACCGGCTCCACCCTGCACGAAGTAGCGCAAGTGGTGGCCGCCGGCAAGGCGGTAAGCGACCAAGCGGCCAACGCCGCCGTGCTCACCAAAATGCTGCGCGTGATGATGCTGGCGCCGTTCCTGTTGCTGCTAGCAGCTTGGTGGCAACGCCGCCAGCCGCAGGCGCACGGCCAGCGCGGCCGCATCACCATACCGTGGTTTGCTTTTGGTTTTGTGGCGATGGTGGCGCTGAACAGCAGCGGCTGGCTGCCGGCCAGCGTGGTGGCTCCACTGCAGCAGCTGACCACCCTGCTGCTGGCCACTGCCATGGCCGCGCTGGGGCTGGACACCCGCGCCAGCGCCATCCGCGCCGCCGGCTGGCAACCGCTGCTGCTGGCCGGGCTGCTGTTTGGCTGGCTGATGCTGGGCGGCGGGCTGTTTAACTGGCTGCTGGGCTGA